The region ttctactatatcttttttgagatacagagaccagtactgaacacaatactccaggtgcggtcgcaccatggagcgatacaacggcattataacatccgcacacctggactccatacccttcctaataacacccaacattctattcgctttcctagccgcagcagcacactgagcagaaggtttcagcgtatcatcgacgacgacacccagatccctttcttgatccgtaactcctaacgcggaaccttgcaagacgtagctataattcgggttcctcttacccacatgcatcactttgcacttgtcaacattgaacttcatctgccacttgcacgcccattctcccagtctcgcaaggtcctcctgtaatcgttcacattcctcctgcgacttgacgaccctgaataattttgtgtcatcggcgaatttaattacctcactagttattcccatctctaggtcatttataaatacattaaaaagcaacggacccagcacagacccctgcgggaccccactaactaccctcctccactgagaatactggccacgcaatcctactctctgcttcctatctttcaaccagttcttaatccataataataccctacctccgattccatgactctgcaatttcttcaggagtctttcgtgcggcactttgtcaaacgccttctgaaaatccagatatacaatatcaaccggctccccattgtccacatgtttgcttaccccctcaaaaaaatgcattagattggtgaggcaagacttcccttcactaaatccgtgctgactttgtctcatcagtccatgtttttgtatatgctctgcaattttattcttaataatagcctccaccatcttgcccggcaccgacgtcagactcaccggtctataatttcccggatctcctctggaacccttcttaaaaatcggagtaacattggctaccctccagtcttccggtactacaccaATCGATGCTGATAATTGACCAATAACGAATAATtagaaatttacatgtgcaactttttaagcgtattctgtaaagtggtacatgtaaattctaatgcactgaTATCAAAAGGtgacatggccatgggcattcctagaaactacacgcactattatagaatactcccAAATGGCacaggcatttataccaggttttagttggcgtaaatgatcgtgcctaaatttagtctCAGGTTCAAGtactacacatattctataaactgcacctaacattATAAAATAGCACTATGTGTATTTTGTCCACACCAATTGTttcagcacaatatatagaatctagtcctatgtgcgtATATTTACCTGTATATCATGTAGGCTCTTTGATAAGAGGCCATTTCTGCAAATGAAGTGCTGCTCTATCCGTGGGACCTCCTTTAAAAAGTATCCTTCCTAAGTAGATAATAGTggtcctgatatttaaaaccatttcaatcaccaggagagactcctggccatttaaatcacctgtctgGGGCTAACCGGACATATTCAACAGCACCTaactggataagtacataagtaatgccacactgggaaaagaccaaaggtccatcaagcccagcatcctgtccacgacagcggccaatccaggccaagggcacctggcaagcttcccaaacgtacaaacattctatacatgttattcctggaattgtggatttttcccaagtccatttagtagtggtttatggacttgtcctttaggaaaccgtctaacccctttttaaactctgctaagctaaccaccttcaccacgttctccggcaacgaattccagagtttaattatgcattgggtgaagaaacattttctccaatttgttcaaCTCAGGGGCAGACAGAGTACTGTTGGCCCCTAGACAgtgagagtactctgggccccccccccacacacaccgcCCGCGCTACCACCGCCGCCCTCCCACACACACCTACCGCCCTCCCACACACTACTGCTCCCCCTACATTGAAGGgccctgttggtctagtggcttctttgggggcaggaaagaaccccacgcTTTCCTGCCCACCTGCTGCTACTACTCTGCCTGGCGTTgtcttttcaaaatggctgccgagacctcCGACAGTCTTGCAAgattcggcagccatttttaaaacacagcggTGCCCGACAgcggctactagaccaccagggccccagAGGGGCTGTAGTGTGCTGTGGCAATGGCGGACAACcgagcagagcctctgggccctcaggcactgcccggttgcctgaatggtcaatcTGCTCCTGCTGCAACTGAAAATGTCTGATTAGTGCCCAACCCGAAACCAGCTTTTTCAGGGGCAATCCTGGGGCAGAGTCagtacttggccagttaagtggcaatattcagctttAACCACCCAAGGTAACTGTATAAATAGAaccacataaaaatcagtcctatttttatgtggttcaccatagATGGTTAAGCAGTAGTGTTCcctggtcggctgccacccagggcggatcgctgctgtgcatccccccccccaggtgcattcttcttacctgctgtggtgctgggagcagccatgcggTTGTCAGCTCCaccggtttcctgctccctctgccccggaacaggatgtaacagcagagggagcaaggaaccggcggagccgacagccgtgcagctgctccctgcacccctcctgcagcatgcacctggggtggaccgtcCCCATCGACCCACCCTCGATACGCCGctgtggttaaatgctgaatatcacacttaaccagttatgtttTCACCGCTCccgtatacctggaaattcaatgcggGAGCCCAGATATGGctcagcactgaatttccgggaACAACTCTGGTTGCCACCAGCTAAATATTAGACCCATATTTATTACTCACCACAGCCACACCACATAATTTGCATGATAAAGATTTCACATGGTATGTCTCAGCACAGAAACATATGCGACTTTCACAGGGTCACACAGGAAGGCCTGAAAAAGGATTTAAATGTGAATCTCCATTTCTGTGCTTGCTGCAGCAGAGTGGCAGCAACATTTTGCTGAAATTGCATATAAGCATGTTGTGCTATGTTAAGGGCCTGATTCGCTTAGACATTTTCCCATAAATGCTAAATGTAAGAAAAGCCTTTGTGGACCAGCCCTTTTGTTTAGTGCTGTcttgcactaaacttaacgagccagcaacatggtttttaaactggttctagccagtttagcgcacaagtagtaaaccgggacatgcacaaaaggattctctgagccattttcctgtcacggtagcagctaacgaaaacagaatgcaaatgagctaattactattataatgtgaatgcgatgcgatgcactatcgtttccgaccccatgcaccatggaaaacctaacgggaggtctgcacctctcattggggctgctgtggccatgcagaggaggacgcccatcgcaaaaattggaagaaaaaaatacatccaagtgctcgtcagagacgtcctttCAAGTGCTAACACTTTgacatccttcactcaaaaaaaaaaaaaaaaaaaaaggatgtccctgacaaacacttggatgtttttttcttcagattttgtgatgggcgtcctttttggacatgtttttcttacgtgcccgaaatgaccaccgccggagagaatcggggatcaggacttgcgaggacgtccaaatcaaaactatttggtcgtccctttcgattatgcccctccaggtctctctcagccaatcacagtacaCAGCgcactgacaccagtgacagctaaacgcactgtgattggctgagagagacctggaggggcataattgaaaggggcgtctaaatagttttgatttggacgtcctcgcacgtcccgatccccgattctcccCGGCGGCGGTCATTTTGggcacataagaaaaacacgtccaaaaaggacgcccatcacaaaatctgaagaaaaaaacatccaagtgctcatcagggacgtccttttttttgtgacatgtatgaagccgtcttggACATGCGAAGAGCAGCTAGCATAACGATtgtctgctctgcgcatgcttggctggccaactggcttcccctccttaggaaggaaattgcatgcaaatgagctaacagcgagcagctcatttgcatgcgatttccttcatgcatgcccgtttttaccgattcgctaagggatcggtaagggaagggttctttccatggagttagtgcatctggctgcagGGAAAGAGAACCTGGCAAAACTATTGTGTCTTAGCTGCAGTTCAATGCATTGACCACTAGAGACTGCCAAGGCTTGCTGAGTGCTTAGAAGACGCTTTCAGTGACCAGTGAAGAGGTTTTGCTGCACCAGATCTTCACAGAAAGCCCCCCTCTAGCAACTACCCCTCCAGGATACCAGATTAGGTCAATGTGGGGAAACTAGGACTGTGAATGTGTGAGGTGAACCTCCTCATGCTAGGGAAGCACTGCATTTTGTATGTGGAGGGAAACTATCACATACTGTTTAAAAGTGACCAATTGTTCCAGTTTTCTGCTGCAAAAATTTCAacaatctaatacattttactagGCTCTTTTCAGGTCCCATTGTTAGCAGCACACATTTCCAATTGTTCCTGAAAGCAGAAGGGTTAGCAGGTCACCCCCTACAGCACCATATTACTCCAGGAATCTGCAATACCTCATCCCACAGAAAAATCCCAAACACCCTCTTTTTtgaataaatacaaaatatgCACACCTACACCAGAGCTGTCAAGCTACCCAGTCCCAAGAGGAAGACCTTTTGGCCAATATTGGGTTTGAACTTATGTCCCACAATGGTGTAGTACTTTGCAGTCTCCAATTCTACCCACTGAAATGAGTGCTGCAGGTCCTATACATACTGCACCAGGATGCAgttgttagaaatccaggactggcttaaaATCTGCCTCCTGGAACcagataacttggcagctctgatacaCTTATACACAAAACACACATATAGGAACATATATAAACATTTGTCTTGACTTCTATATTTTGTTTGTAATTTTTATTAGGTATGTTTTTATGGTAGCCGTTTAGGCTTTAAGCGAGttataagttttaaaaataaataaatattcatgcgtgtgtgcacacacacacatgcatccaGACTGTGTGCCTTGATACTGGATGAGAGCAGAAAACACTTATTCTTGCTTCTTCCCTTGCAGGTACTGGCATGGTGACCACCTACCATTTGATGGGCCTGGGGGGATCCTGGCTCACGCATTCTTCCCAAAGACCCATCGTGAAGGAGATGTCCACTTTGACTATGATGAGACCTGGACCATTAGTAATGATCTAGGTACATGTCATCATCCTTCTGTccctgtccattttttttttttttagtttgctaGCACCTTTCTGCAGGCAAAGCAGATGCCCATCGCATTATACTAGTCCTAACAATAAAACAGAGAAGCCCAtttaggagtcaatattcagccagtggtgctcATTGCTTTGCTGACCGCTGTTGGCGTtatacctagaaattcaatgctggaccgtGTCTcgactctggcattgaatttctgggtttacagagctggttaagtgtgatattcagcacttaactggctatggcgaaccgtataaagataggactggcgTTTATGCAGTCCTATGTATGCAATTATCTTAGAAACACAGAAGCATGACTGCAGATAAGGgccgaatggcccatccagtcagtCCATCCtcggtaaccactaactcctccttttcctgagatcccacatgcctgtcccacactttttaAATTCCGGCACAGTCTTCATGTCAATGACCTccgccattccacgcatccaccaccctttcatgaaaaagtattttcttagattcccccTAAGCTTATTTccacttaacttcatcctatgccctctcattccagaggtttccttcgtttgaaaaaggtcccctcctgtacattaatgccacggaggtatttaaacgtctctatcatatcccctctctcctccagcgtatacatcttgaggttcataagcctggcgGAGACCGCTAACCAATTTTGTAgacaccctctggaccgactccatcctgtttatatctttctgtaggtgcggtctccaaaattgcacacagtactctaaatggggccccACCAGAGACTTTACAAGGgcgctatcacctcttttttttcctgctggtcatccctctccttatgcacccgagcatccttctggctttgaccatcaccttttccacctgtttggccaccttaagattatcagaCACAATCTCTCCCAAGTCTCACTCTTCTTTTGTACGCAGAAGCACTTCACTCCCTATAATGTACAGTTCCCTTGGATTAGTGTAACCCAAGTGTATGactctgcatttcttagcattcaatcttagctgccaatttttggaccattcttcaagctttgctggaTCCTTCCTCATGTCGTCCACACCCTGTGGGGTGTCAACCCTATTACAGagattacagagtttggtatcatctgcaaagagacacaCCTTACTAGACAGTCTtttcacaatatcactcacaaagatgttaaaaagagccaaccCAAGGATCGATCCCtgtggttacaccactgataacatccttttccttggaGCAAGTTCCATTTCCCACTACACTCTGTcttcttccatttaaccagtgtttaatccagccagtcactttaggtcccatacagagggcattcagtttatttatcagttgcctacgCTGAACCATGTCAAAGtgtttgctaaaatccaagtacaccacatctagcaccagTCCCATATCCAACtgcttggtcacccagtcaaaaaagtcaatcagatttgtctgataaaacctacctctagtgaaaccatgctgcctcgggtcctgcagtccctTCGATTTGAGAAACttcacaatcctccgctttagaagcgtttccattagtttactcaccaccgaggtcagactgactctTCTGTAATTCGCAACCTCCTGCTTGCTTCTGCTCTTGTGCacagggaccacatccacccttctccagtcctccgggaccactccagactctaaggaagcttTGAAGAGGTCCCTTATGGTCTACCGTACATCCATCccaattagcatttgttttctgtggttctgcccctggcctttcatccgtgaacacagaacagaaataattgttaagcagttcagctttatccttattagTACATATTCCTGCCCCACAGCCTTCAGCCTCATAATGTATTTGTGGCACTTCCTCCTttcacttacatatctaaaaaatgtcttgtccgccaattttaccatattggctatcttttcctccatttccctctttgctttcctgacatcttttccagCTTCaattagcttttccagatatttttgcctggcttcctctttctgtgatgtcTTGTAATGTttgaaggctaaccttttttcccttaccttttcagctactatcagcacttaaccagccaagtgctgactttgagcctggaatgcccccaaaatagcaggGTTTTTTTGAATTGgttaagttccactgaatatgactggttatccccgaacaagtgatttaaccagccaggagccatttgtgacctgcttgctgctgcctCTTGaacatggctgccaagacttcaagtcaTGGCCTCGCAAGAATTCCACGAAGTCTTTCGAGGctactgcttgaagtctcggtaACCATTTTCAAGAAGCAACGGTAATGGTGAGATCAGCAGCAGctgacaggaaagagtggggttctttcctgccccgaagagaccactagaccaccagggtatgcTACGGTAGGTTCGGGGAGGGAGGCGGGAAGAAGGTCAGACCACAATGGCTGGCTGGAAAAAAACATCCGGAACCCTTAACCAGTTCCCTGAAAAGGAGGCTATGTCCAGGGAAATCCAGTCTACATTGAAGCAGGCAGGAAATATGTCTGTTGAGTGCTCCTGCAACAGGTTTTGCTATTCAAATGcattccttcctttctgcactggCTTCTTTCAACTCATCAGGAGGAGAAGGGGGCATTGGTTTACTTCCAGCACCTTGTCCTTAGaaacagtcctcgtctccacaacctccaccaggaggccattccacgtctccaccaccatttctgtgaaatagtacttccttataTTACTCCTacgcctattccctcttaactttgtcatatgccccctcattccacatctctccttcagttgaaaaaggctctcttcctgtacataaatgcccttgaaatatttaaacgtctctatcatgtctcctcgctccctcctcttttccagcttatacatgttgaggtttataaacctgtccctataatttttgcgttcaacaccacttactaattttgtagctgccctctggaccaactccatcctgtttatataggtgcggtctccagaactgcatgcagtactccaaatggggcctcactacaatggcactatcacctcctttttcctgctggtcatgcctctctttatgtacccaagcatccttctggctttgactgtagctttttctacctgtttggaagctttaaggtcataaCAAGACATGTAGGATATAGCAGATGTTGAAACTAACTCATTGAAGGAGGAATTGTATAACTCTGTACACAGGTGAAAAGTGGAATATATATGTGTCTCTGTGTTCAGTTTCTTGGATTTTCATAGCAAAAGTATGCAGGCACCTCTACTTTGAAAATCATCCCAGGGAATCCACTCACACATGTACACACATGTTATGAGTAAAATTCTGTGCATACACTAAGATTTTGAAAAGTAGATGTGTAAGTGAAAGTTTTCCACCTTCATCTTCAAAAACACCACTTCAAACAGCAGGTAAACGTCCGGGTATACAACCTGTTACATGTTTGTCAGACCTGCTTATACACTGCAGTTGATTTTCTAAGTGGCCATTTCTGCCTGGAAAGCACTGCTTTATCTGTGGAAATGCCTTTGAATATTATCCTCCccgagagcaattttcaaactaaCCACATAGCTTCAACTTTACCTAAAGTGCCTGCACGCACTGCCCTTCCTTTTTCTGTGgatatttgtattattattttaaaatataccACATaacaaatctatgcacattgtttatCCCTGCCCTAACTCCTACCCCAGATGTGAGTAAATGTAGAAATTTCCTGCACATCTGTGTTCTCAATGTGTGTATCTGTACCCTGTCTCTTGTGATTTCTATGAGATTCTGCCATAGACTGCCTTTTGTACTGCTGCAGGCACAGACCTCCTGCAGGTGGCTGCCCATGAGTTTGGACACGTCCTGGGCCTGCAACATTCATCTGTTTCCAAGTCTCTCATGTCCCCATTCTACTCCTTCCGCTATCCCCTGAGCTTGAGCGAAGACGACAGGAAAGGAATCCAGCATCTCTATGGGAAGCCCAGCCCCACCCCAGCACTAGATCAGCACCAACCAGACTTTGAAACCAATGAGATTCCCAGAATGGAGGTGAGCGCAAAGCAGCCACAGCTCCGCAGCAACCAGGTTAGCAACAGACCTACAGACATTTTATGGTAGCTCTGTTACAAGTAACCCTCAAGCAGTAGAATTTAGGTAAGGGAGATGGTGTCTTAGCAATAAGGTGATGAGCTAGAGAAGTAGGTTTCTCTGTGACATCAACATAAGAATCACAATTATATGGTAAGATAAGAATTGTAGAATAGTAGCTGTCCCAGAGAGCCTGCAAAGATGTTCAGCTCCAAGTGGCTTTCTGCTGATTGTGAGCGGTGCTGCTGTTCCTGCTTTATATAAGGTCACTGATCTCACCAGCTTCTGCTTCTAGGTTCAGAAGATTTTGAAGGTAGACAGCACGATCCATCACAGGTCTAGAAAGCTCACAAAGATCACCATCTTTAGAGATAATTCTTATCTTATACAAATAAAAGGTGTCACAGCCCACAGGAAATCCATTTTTTTCCCAAGACTAATACATGTACTAGCATATTGCTTTATCAACTGTGGTGCTAACACATGCTCTATGCAAGCCATGCTGTGGGTACTGGTGCCAATGCGTGTTCTCTTTGCTCTATGCAGCCCAGCACCTGTGACACAGATTTTGAAGCTGTGTCCATGATTCGGGGGGAACTGTTCTTTTTCAAGGCCCAACTGGTATGGAGGCTACGGAATGGGAAACTGCAAGCTGGTTACCCCACCCTGGCATCACGCCACTGGCAGGGAATCCCAGAACATATCGACGCTGCCTTTGAGGATGCAGCTGGGAAGATTTGGTTCTTTCAAGGTGAGCAGACAGAGGACAGTAAGAGGAAGCTTTGTCTGGGAAAGCAAGCGCAGACAAGTTAAGGCAGCAGAGAATTTTCTTGGCAGCTAGGAGAAGAGAAGCGCTGTGGTATCATAGGCCCggtctttgttttcctttttcacTTAAATCTTTCTTATACACATTCTGCATAAAGCTAGCATGTTCGATCAGACTCTTTGAAAGGAGCTGACTTGATTTATTCCCACTTTCTGTGGTTTCTCAGTTGTTTACCATAGTTCTTGGGAGCAGTCATGAGAACAATTAATCAGTCTGTGTAGTCAGAGAATGAGAATTTCATCCTGCCGCAGCGCAGCTCCCATCCTCCCTTCAGTATCTCAGGAGAATTAGATTAAAGacagaggatggggggggggggtggtatttaGGGGTCCAAAGAACATGTCCATTACCATCAATACAGAACTTATAAACCATGAACTACGAAACAGTGTCTGCATCCCTTACTGTCCAGAGATTTTACAGGAGATCAGTATAACCAGATtactctttcttcctcttcctgtctctgagcccacccccccatcccccccccccaacagtaaaAGCACACAGCACATACCATTCCTCCTTTGTAATGTAATACCCAGACTTGATGTTAATAGACAAAAATCATTTGGCCCATTGAATGTGTTCTACTGCCCTGTCTACATTCTTCTAACTCTGGTTATTACTCTTGATTGTCCTTACCACTGTCCTCTGCATTAAGGATGTCTCCCAGCTGTCATTCAAAGAAACTTTATCCTTCTAGCTGCTAGCTGGGAAGTGCAGTTAGGATGTCCTGCTGTCCAAAGTAGTGACTGCCCTCCTTCCTGCAGTTATATCCCAAAGCACAGCAAAGCGTGCTGCCCCCTCTGCTGGTCAACATTTTCATCTTTCACTGTGGACCTAAGGTAGCTGTACTATCACTGCTCCCTACAGGTCTACAATTTCATCTAACCCTTTGGAGCATCTGTCATCTGGGTAAATGGACAGGTGCAGCTGCATATCTAAATCCAGCACATTTCTTtaacctgcctcccctcccctgtccttaCCAATTCCCTGTGTGTCTGCTCCAACAGGCTTCATTTCTGTGATTGTTTTGGTGATTCCCACTTCTGCTGGTCTCACTGCCTCAACAGTATCTCAGTAATGAAGTCATCCTCCTGCTACCTCCCAGTTGCCGCCCCTCCAGCCTCATGCACAGGGGCAGCAACTcccctgtgccccctccccccctttgagGAGATGAGCTTGAAGCCCCTATGGGTATAAATACTCATTTTCAAATGGAAATATCCCAGGAAGTTTTAGACATGTGAAAGGAACAGGGATACAAAAATActgaaaaaatatacaaatacaaacTCCAGCTTGGACTTAGGCACAGGGAGTTAAAGAACAAAGTTGCATACCTGTAACATGtactctgtggacagcaggatccAACAGCCACACATATGGTGATATCATATATATGGCTGTGGGATCTTAGCTCTCCATGGAGAAATACATTTCCCATATGAACTTTACTGGGATGGCCCAAGCACCTTTTCCTGTACACGGGAGGGGAATTTTGCAAAGGAGCTTTCTCAGCAGGTGAGCATCCATTTACTCCTGGCATGACTCTTGTTCCAGAGTTTCTTTTTCTATGAAAAATTCCTCCATCCTTCATGTGCCTCATGGTCTCTCCCTTGCTAGGCTCTAAATACTGGATGTATGATGGAGAACGGAAGCTTGCCGGCCCTGTGAACATCTCGGAGCTGGGACTGTCTGTGTCCCACATCCAGGCAGCCTTCATGTGGGGGACAGAGAAGACTAAGAAGATTTATTTCTTCAAGGGAGCCAGCTACTGGCGCTTCAGCCCAAGCCATGGTCTGGTGGACAGTGTATACCCACGCAACTTGGCAGACTGGCGAGGGGTGCCCCATGATATTGATGCTGCTTTTCAGGATGAGCATGGTGAGCACAGGGATTAAGAGCACATTCAGGCAGAGCTCACTGTGGGAAAGGGTCCCCAGAGCAGGTCACAGAACTTTATTTCTGTGACATCAGTACCTTGCTTAGAGCAAGAGTAATATCTGTTACCTGGGAACGAGCTGCTGTCTCAGTTTATGAACGACACCTGCTGTACCTGTTCTGCGGTGGGTCAGTATGGAAGTGTGAATGGGTGtgaagcttgcactgctgctCCCCTAGTGCACCTGTTTTATGATGTGTCAGTATGGACTATAGGTGGGTGtgaagcttgcactgctgctCCCCTGGTGCACCTGTTCTGCAGTGGGTCAGTATAGAAGTATAGGTGGGTGTGAAGGCTTGCATTGCTGCTCCCCTAGTGCACCTGTTCTGCGATGGGTCAGTATGGAAGTATAGGTGGGTGTGAAGGCTTGCATTGCTGCTCCCCTAGTGCACCTGTTCAGTGATGGGTCAGTATGGAAGTATAGGTAGGTGtgaagcttgcactgctgctCCCCTGGTGCACCTGTTCTGCAGTGGGTCAGTATAGAAGTATAGGTGGGTGtgaagcttgcactgctgctCCTCTAGTGCACCTGTTCTGCAATGGGTTAGTATGTAAGGATAGGTGGGTGTGAAGCTGGCACTGCTGCTCCCCTAGTGCACCTGTTCTGTGGTGGCCCAGTATGTGGGTGGCTGTGAAGTTTTCACTCTGCTGTACCTATATAAGAACCTAAGATAGACCTGTCCTCTGACCCACCATGGTACATTGATACTGACTATGGCCAGTCCGGGTCAGTAGGAAGGAGGGGAAGGAGTAGccttatggttagtgcagtgggctgtgaaccaaggtgtcacgaaacacctagagCCCACCTGGGGGGGGGTTAACTCTGTGGCCAACTAAagggtctgtcccagcactgctcaggcccccTACCACCTGCgcatgtgctctacactggcatacccttccacccacctgctgggtcccacttgccactgggtgagtctcccgtCTGCAAGATGGTTTCTAAGGATACTGGGGCCACAGTCTCAAGggtcctacagttcccagaaagcagttACAGACCAAAACAcataccaccaggattcttagtcagtccagaacaAACAGAGCTAATAAATGAATTGATTTATTATCATGGAAAAATAGAACACTGGACAGTGAACAATAAAAGGTGTAACCAacaacaataacaggtaaattaAACAGGAATCAATATTACAACTAGCTAAACACTTATTCACTACCTGAGTAGTACCTGGGAAGTTCAGGAAAATTAACTGCTCACAGGTTTTGAATAGGGTCTCAGTATAGAGGTCTGTACCTTCCATGCTCCCATTCTGAGACTAAAAATTTCTAGCAGATTCA is a window of Microcaecilia unicolor chromosome 11, aMicUni1.1, whole genome shotgun sequence DNA encoding:
- the MMP11 gene encoding stromelysin-3 isoform X2, which codes for MAGSTFSHMYWDRHRKTDKDLQTNCRKAETGSLAVAASAALTIFLMPSLLGIQAAPVPQGHHGHKTLGYAWKLQKEQNSWFSSLHNVKEYPSPLQSFFGGIEQDQRDHWNPPRCGVPDFPVQPDGHHGRNRQKRFVLSGGRWEKTNLTYKYWHGDHLPFDGPGGILAHAFFPKTHREGDVHFDYDETWTISNDLGTDLLQVAAHEFGHVLGLQHSSVSKSLMSPFYSFRYPLSLSEDDRKGIQHLYGKPSPTPALDQHQPDFETNEIPRMEPSTCDTDFEAVSMIRGELFFFKAQLVWRLRNGKLQAGYPTLASRHWQGIPEHIDAAFEDAAGKIWFFQGSKYWMYDGERKLAGPVNISELGLSVSHIQAAFMWGTEKTKKIYFFKGASYWRFSPSHGLVDSVYPRNLADWRGVPHDIDAAFQDEHGYAYFLKGRHYWKFDPLQVKVIGYPRQTSQDFFNCPVTPAAVNFFR
- the MMP11 gene encoding stromelysin-3 isoform X1; translated protein: MAGSTFSHMYWDRHRKTDKDLQTNCRKAETGSLAVAASAALTIFLMPSLLGIQAAPVPQGHHGHKTLGYAWKLQKEQNSWFSSLHNVKEYPSPLQSFFGGIEQDQRDHWNPPRCGVPDFPVQPDGHHGRNRQKRFVLSGGRWEKTNLTYKIIRFPWQLSTVKVRRTLADALKVWSDVTLLSFTEVQEGRADIVIDFTRYWHGDHLPFDGPGGILAHAFFPKTHREGDVHFDYDETWTISNDLGTDLLQVAAHEFGHVLGLQHSSVSKSLMSPFYSFRYPLSLSEDDRKGIQHLYGKPSPTPALDQHQPDFETNEIPRMEPSTCDTDFEAVSMIRGELFFFKAQLVWRLRNGKLQAGYPTLASRHWQGIPEHIDAAFEDAAGKIWFFQGSKYWMYDGERKLAGPVNISELGLSVSHIQAAFMWGTEKTKKIYFFKGASYWRFSPSHGLVDSVYPRNLADWRGVPHDIDAAFQDEHGYAYFLKGRHYWKFDPLQVKVIGYPRQTSQDFFNCPVTPAAVNFFR